The genomic stretch ATGGCCCTCGATTTTGGGGGCATCGCCAAGGGGTATGCCGCCGACGAGGTCGTCCGCATCTTCAAGGAAAGGGGCGTAAAAAGCGCCTATGTGGACCTGGGCGGCAATGTATTCGTCGTCGGGTCGCGTCCCGATGGCAGGCCGTGGCGGATTGCCATCCAGGACCCCAGGAAGGAGCGGGGCTTCTATGTCGGAATCATCGAGGCCAAGGACAAGAGCATAGTCACATCCGGCGATTACGAGCGTTACTTCGAGGCGAATGGCAAGCGGTATCATCATATCTTCGACCCGGCCACGGGCCGGCCGGCGGATTCGGGCATCATGAGCGCCACCATCATATCAGACCGCTCAATCGACGGCGATGCGCTGTCTACGAGCGTATTCATCCTGGGGCCCGAAAAGGGCCTCGAGCTCGTCAACAGATTGCCGGGGATCGAGGCCGTTATAATCACGACGGACCGGAAGGTTCTTATCTCCAGGGGCCTCGCCGAAAGCGGTGCTTTCACTATAACGAGCAAGGAGTACAGGCTTACACGATGAAAAAGGGAGACGCGCTCCTCCTAATTGCCATATCGGTCACTGTGGCCCTGACCCTTGCCCTGGGTCACATCCTCACCCCCAGGATGGGGGGAAGTGCCGCGTCCAGGCTGGCCGTTACGATCAAGGTCGATGGCAGGATGTACCGGACCATGCCCCTGGAGCCCGTGGGACATAAGACCTTCAAAATCAGGACGAAGCGCGGTGGATACGCGCTCCTGGAGATGCGGGATGGAAAGATTCGCATAGCTGAGTCCAACTGCCCCGAACAGGTTTGCGTAAGGACAGGATGGATATCGAGGCCGGGGCAATCAATAATTTGCGTTCCCAACCGTGTTATGGTATATATAAATGATATGGATGAATCCGACCACGGCCAGGCGGGCCAGGGCAGCAGCGAGGATGGCGTGGACGTCATAGTCTACTAAATTGTAGATGATATTCATATAGGTCTGGAGGCTCTAAAATGTCCGGGACATCGAGGCTTGTGCGATGCGGCCTCCTGGTCGCATTCAGCCTGGTTCTATATGTTATCGAGGGACTCATACCCGTCCCCTTCATCGTCCCCGGCGCCAAGCTGGGGCTGGCCAATATCATCACCGTAGTGGCGATCGCTCTGCTGGGGCCAAGGGACGCCTTTATCATTGTTACGGTGCGTACCTTTCTCGCATCCCTTCTAACCGGCAACCTGACCAGCTTCTGGTTCAGCCTTTCAGGGGCTATCCTGAGCACCTCTGTCATGTCTCTGGCCTATACCCGTTTCGGGGAGGCATTCAGCATTGCCGGGATAAGCATCCTCGGAGGAATCTTCCATAATATCGGCCAGCTCTTCGTCGCAAGCCTTGTCGTTGGCACATATGGAATCTATTCCTATTTGCCGCTCCTGCTGGTTGCCGGCACCTGCACAGGCTACTTTGTCGGCCTCGCGGCCAGCTTCATCATCCGAACGATGCAGGTCAACCCGTTGTTCCGCCTTCATATGCAGGAGAGCTACCAGGCCGGCGGCCGGGGAGAAAACAGCGCCGCCCGCAACGCCGCCCACCAGGCCACGGCAGGGCAGGTCGCGAAGTGACTCAAACCAGGAAACCAGGGATGAAAAGGGATGAAATGATGCAAGGCAGGGAAAGGCTTGAAAGGTTCGCTCTCATCCAGGCTGAGATCGATAGGGTCGAGCGCATCCTGCAGGACCTCACCAGCGTCTCTCCCCGGCCGCTCTGGGCGGCCGTGCAGGATATGATCGAAGCCGGAGGCAAACGACTGAGGCCAGCCATGGTCATCACCTGCAGTTATTTTGGCCCCCGGAGGGACCAGCGACAGGATCAAGTCACGCAGGCGGCCGCAGCAATTGAGATAATTCACCTCGCCACGCTCATCCACGACGATATAATTGACAACTCCCCCTTGCGGCGCGGGGTTCCTGCGCTACATGAGCGCTTCGGTAAAGAGGTTGCCGTGTTTGCCGGGGACTACCTCCTGAGCCAGGCCCTCTCGATGCTCGTGACGGGCATGCCGCCGGGGCTTCTTGGCACGATCTCGGATTCCCTCAAAACGCTCTGCCTGGGCGAGATCAGACAATTCACGCACCGCTATGACCTCGAGGTCTCCCCTGACGAGCACCTGGATATAATCCAGCAAAAGACGGCATCCCTCTTCTCGCTGGCATGCTTCACCGGCGCCTCGATCTCCGAAGCGCCACCCACCATCGTCAGATCGCTCCAGACCTACGGGATGCACCTCGGGATGCTGTTCCAGATTGTAGATGATATCCTGGATCTCTATGGTTCTGAGGCTGAGACGGGCAAGCCACCGGGCAGGGACTTGGAGGATGGGATTTACACGCTCCCCATTATCTATACCCTGACCACCAGGGAATTCCGGGCGAGGCTGAAGCCTTATCTCCGGGGCGGAGCTGGGGCCCCGGTTTCAGATCGCGATATCGCCGGGATCGCCGCAATTGTCAGGGAGGCGGGGGGCCTCGACCACGCCAGGGCCGTCGCAGGGCACATGGCGGCGCTCGCTCGTGAAGCCCTTTCAAGCCTGCCGGATGTGCCACATAGATGCCTGCTGGCCGATTTTATAGATTTTGCTCAAAATAGGGGATACTGATTGATGGGGATTGATAGGGATTGATAGGGGATATATAAGGATGAACTACCGCGACCTTGGAGAATTTATCGCCTGTCTTGATTCAAAAGGTATGTTGAAACGGATAAAGGCCCCGGTCGACCCGGTGCTCGAGATAACGGAGATAACCGACAGGGTGTGCAAACAGGGCGGGCCCGCCCTCCTCTTCGAAAACGTCAAGGGGTCGAACTACCCGGTGCTGATAAATGCCTTCGGCTCTCACGAGCGGGTAAAGCTCGCCCTGGGCGTTGCAAGCTTGGACGCCATCGGCGAAGAAATCACCAGGCTTCTCGATATCCCGAGGATGGACGGTTTCCTGGGCAAGCTGAAGGCCCTCCCTGCGCTCAAGAGGATCGCCGACTTCTTCCCCAGGACGGTCAAATCTGCCCCGTGCCAGGAGGTCGTAGAGGACGAGCCTGACCTCGACAGCCTCCCGGTCCTGAAATGCTGGCCGGGGGATGGGGGCCGCTTCATTACCCTGCCGCTTGTTTTCACGAAAGACCCTGAAACCGGTCGCCAGAACGTCGGGATGTACAGGATGCAGGTCTACGATAAGCGCACTACCGGGATGCACTGGCATATTCACAAGGACGGGGCCCGGCACTTCGAGATATACAAATCCCAGGGCAGTAGGATGGAGGTTGCCGTGGCCATAGGGTGCGACCCGGCGACGATCTATGCCGCAACCGCCCCCCTCCCCTACGGCATCGATGAGATCCTGTTCAGCGGCTTTCTCAGGCAGGCGCCTGTGGAAATGGTCAGGTGTAAGACTGTAGATTTAGAGGTCCCGGCCCACTCGGAATTCATCCTGGAAGGATATGTCGACCCGTCTGAGATGCGGCTGGAAGGGCCGTTTGGCGACCATACAGGCTATTATTCCGAGCCCGGCCTCTACCCCGTTTTCCATGTCACCGCCATCACGAGGAAGCGCTCCCCGGTCTACAATGCCACTATAGTGGGAAGGCCTCCGATGGAGGACTGCTTCCTCGCAAAGGCGACCGAGAGGATATTCCTCCCGCTGATCAGGCTACAGCTCCCCGAGATAGTGGACATGAACCTCCCAATCGAAGGGGTTTTCCATAACTGCGCCATATTATCCATCAGGAAGAGCTATCCCGGCCAGGCCAAAAAGGTCATGCATGCCCTGTGGGGATTGGGCCAGATGATGTATACCAAGCTCATAATCGTCGTGGACCATGATGTAGATGTCCATGACCTGTCATGTGTGATGTGGAAGGTCTTCAATAACATCGATGCCAGGCGGGACGTTGTCATCGTCGACGGCCCCCTGGATATCCTGGATCACGCCTCCCCGCAGCCGAGGTATGGCTCGAAGATGGGGATAGATGCCACGAGGAAATGGCCGGAAGAGGGACATCCCAGGGAATGGCCGGGTGAGATACATATGGCGCCCGAGATCAAAAAGCTGGTTGATGAGAGATGGAGCGAATATGGAATCAATCAGGAGCAACACGAATAGCACGCCGGGCAACGAACCCAATAGGGGGGCCATGGGCGGGAGAATCAAGACTTATGCCGATCTTGTAATGTTCGGCCATTCCCTCTTTGGACTCCCCTTCGCCTACCTCGGGGCCCTCCTGGCTGCGCGGGGAATGCCGGCCTGGCGGGATATCCTGTGGATCACCCTGGCGATGCTTGGAGCGAGAAACGGGGCCAATGCCATTAATCGCCTGGTGGACCACGAGATCGACGCGCGAAATCCGCGGACCGCAAACAGGCACCTACCGCGCGGGGTCGTTTCGCGGCGCGAGGTGTTGGTGCTCTCGACCATGGCTTTCATCCTCTTCATAGTAAGCGCGTGGCAACTCAATGCCCTTTGCGTGAAGCTCCTCCCCGTTGCCCTCGCCGTCATAATCTCGTATTCATATACCAAGAGGTTCACGTGGGCCTCCCACTTCGTCCTCGGATTCGCTGTGGCCATGGCCCCTATGGGTGGTTGGATAGCGGTGCGCGGCGCCATCGAGCCTGCCACGATACTCCTGGGGCTGGCTGCGGGGGCGTGGGTGGCGGGCTTTGATATAATCTACGCGCTCCAGGATATCGACTTCGACAGGAAGGAGGGGCTGCACTCCGTGCCAGCGAGATTCGGCGCAAGTACGGCCCTGACGATATCGACCCTCCTCCACGTCCTTACCTTCATAACCCTCCTGGGGCTAGCCTTTGAACAACACCTGGGCCCGGTATACATCGCCGGGGTAGTCATCTCAGGGGCTCTCCTCTGGTATGAGCACCGCCTTGTCTCCGCGGCGGACCTGAATAGGATTGATGTTGCCTCCTACACCATAAACCAGATAATAGCCCCGGTGTTGTTCATGGCTGCTGTTATCGATCGCCTCATAAAGCTATAGAATATATCATGACAGATTAAGACGGGAGGCATCAGGATATGAGAATAAGACTGAGAGCGAGATTGGAAATGGGAATGAGGATAATATTGTATAGAGGTTTGCTGTTCCCTATTGCCCTGGCCCTGCTCGTATTGCTAATGGCAGCCGGGGCGCCGTTAGAAGCCTCCACCAAATCTCCCCAGTCTCCCGGTGCCAGCAACGCTTTGCGTATAGGAATACTTCCCGACGTGGATTCCTTCCCGTTTATCGTGGCGCAGGAGCTCGGGTTCTTCGAGGATACCGGCGTAAATGTAAAACTGATCCCATTTCAGAACCCGATAGAGAGGGATAGCGCCCTCCAGGCAAAGGCCATCGATGGCGAGGTCGCGGACACCCTCGCAGCGGTGTTTGCGCGCGTGAATGGCCTCGACGTCAAGATTACTTCTATAACAAACGGCCGCTATGCTATACTCACGTCACCCAAATCCGGCATCAAGTCCCTCCAGGACCTGAAGAACGTCCCGGTCGGCCTTTCCACAAATACCATCATAGAATATATAACCGACCAGCTCCTGACCGGCGCGGGGCTTCCGGCCAGCTCGATCGGGAAGATAGCCATACCCAAGATCCCGATCAGGCTTCAAATGCTGGAATCCGGCAAGATCAAGGCCGCGTGCCTGCCCGAGCCCCTGGCAACGGTGGCAAGGCTCAGGGGCGCCTCCCTCATCGCGGACAGCGATTCTATGGGCCTGGCCCCCGGCGTAATGATCTTTACGACCAGCGCGATAAGGGGAAAGGCTGAAGAGCTCCGCAAGCTCTACGAAGCCTATGATAAGGCAGTCATGAAAATAAACGAGGAACCGGGCTCGGTGAGGCATCTCCTTGTCGAGAAGGCTGGCTTTCCTGCGATTGTGAAGGATGCCCTCGTTTTCCCACATTACCACAGGCCGTCCGTCCCGGCACGGGGTGATGTGGAAAGGGTTGTCAACTGGATGGTCCAGAAGAATTTGATAGAGGAGAACCAGGCCCCCGCCTACCAGGATCTCGTGACAGACAGCCTTATCAGGAACATCGGGACCGGGGATTTTAAGTAGGCTGTATGATAACTGTAAGGGAATTAAGCTTCACATACCAGCAGGCGAATTCAAGATCAGGAATTGAGGCCCTCGCCGGCATATCAGTTGATATGCCCGGGAATTCCACAACCGCAATCCTCGGGCCGTCGGGCTGCGGCAAGACCACTCTGCTCTACATCCTAGCGGGCCTCCTCAAGCCGTCAAGCGGCGAGGTTCTCATCAAGGGCCAGCCTCCCCGGGCAGGACGGCCGGGGACCGCGCTTGTCCCGCAGGATTACGGTCTTCTCCCGTGGAAGACGGTGCGGGATAACGTGTCTCTCGGGCTCAAGCTGAGGAGGGTCCCCGCGCCCTTGGCGCTGCAAAGGGTGGAATACATCCTCGAACAGCTGGGCGTGGCGGAGACCATCAACCGCTACCCCGCCCAGCTGAGTGGCGGCCAAGCCCAGCGGGTGGCAGTAGCCCGCGCGCTGGTGCTCAACCCCGATGTCCTTCTCCTGGATGAACCATTCTCGTCGCTTGACGCGCTCACACGCGAGAAGCTCCAGGAGGTGCTCCTTGATGTATGGGCCAGGCTCAGGGTCTCCACCGTGCTCGTAACGCACTCCATAGAGGAGGCCGTCTTCCTCGGCCACAAGATCATAGTCCTATCGGGGCAACCAGGGCGGTTGGTGGCCGAGGTCGAAAACACGTGTTTCGGGCGACCGGACGCCCGCGACCTGCCAGAGTTCCACAATACATGCGCGGAGCTCAGGGGGCTTCTCGGCCGGCGTCACCGGCTCAACCCGGCTTAACCAGGCTCAGCCCGGCTCAACCAGGTCTGGTATGACCGGGGTCTTGCATGATCCGATCCGGCCCGAGTCGGATATATACGAGTCGGATATATATCAGGTAGGATAGGAACCGGAAGCAATGCCTATAAACTATGGTACAAACAGGTATAAAATAGGCAGGGAGCAATACAGGATGAACGTGCTGAAATGGCACAAAAAAGGCGCTGGAAATCTACCTGCGAAGAGCGCGGGATCAGCAATCGCGGTAATCCTGGGGACCATAGCTATATGGCAGGGTATATCCGCAGCCGCACGCATCCCGGCTCTCCCTGGACCATATGAGATCGCCCTGGCCTCCGGGCGCGTAGCCCCGGCCCTGGGCCTACACATGCTCGTAAGTATGTGGCGCGTCGTCGCCGGTTCGCTTATCGCCCTCTCGCTCGGCGTACCCCTCGGGTGCTTCGTCGGCCGGAACCGGACCATCGATACAGTCATCGCGCCCGTTATATACCTCGCCTACCCCGTGCCCAAGATAGCCTTTCTCCCTGTAATCCTGTTATTCCTCGGCCTGGGCGACACATCCAAGATATTCATAATAGTCCTCCTCGTATTTTTTCAGATTTTCGTCTCAACCAGGGACGCCGCCCGAAACCTCCCCCCGAGCCTCGTCTATTCCGTGAAAGCCCTCGGGGCAACGCCGCGGGATATATACAGGCATGCCATAATACCTGCGATCCTCCCCGAAATCTTCACTGCCACACGTATCGGCCTCGGCACGGGCCTGGCAACCCTTTTCTTTACCGAAACCTTTGCCACCTTCCATGGCCTCGGGTATTTCATTATGGATGCCTGGTCCAGGGCCGCATATGATGAAATGTTCGCCGGCATCATGGCGCTGAGCATCCTTGGATTCGTGCTGTTTGCCGCGCTCGATATCATCGAAAGGAGGACCTGCCGCTGGAAACACCTGAATTAATCGCCACAGGCATGGACGACCGGGGTGGGAGGAAGGGGCGCTCTCCCGGGAGGTTCCTCCCGCGGTCATACGCAAGAAAATTATGGCGCGCCATATGCGAGTTTGAGTTGATCGCGCCGAGCGACCGGATACTGGTAGGCTTCTCTGGCGGGAAGGATAGCTCATTCTTGGTGTATGCGCTCGCCGCAATACGAGAATACTCGCCAGCCCCATTTGAGGTCGGGGCGCTCATGGTGGACCTCGGTTTTACCGGCTTTACCGGGCTCAGGCCCGGGCAGCCCGGGCCTGCCAGATCTGACGGACCTAACGGGCCTGATGGACCTGTAACTGAGCGCCTGCGGGATTTCTGCGAGGCCCTCGGCGTGCCGTTTTACCTCAAGCAAACGGAGATAGCTGCAATGGTCCTGGCGCCCGCCGCCGGGCAAAACCCATGCGCAGTCTGCTCTCATCACAGGCGTGGCGCCATGAACAACTTCGCCCTCGAACACGGATATAACAAGATCGCGCTTGCTCACCACCACGATGACGCGATCGAGACCCTGCTGATGAGCATCCTTTATTCCGGCCAGATCAAAACCTTTCTACCCAGGACATACCTGGACCGCACAGGGCTCACTGTCATACGCCCCCTCGTCTACTTCAGAGAGCACGAGATCAGGTCCGCAACCCGCTTTACAGGTTTCGAGCCAGTCCCAAGCCCCTGTCCCATGAACGGCAGGAGCAAGCGCGCCGAGGTCAAGGAGCTCATACGCGATCTCACCAGGAAGGACCGCACCATCTACAGCAAACTCTCGGCGGCCCTACGAAGTGATGCCGTCATCGAGTTGTGGCCCCCGGTCCCATCCAAGGAGGAGCTCGACCGGAAACACCGTGAATTCTTCAGGAATAAAAAGGAATAAAAGAGCCAGGGCAGCGCGGCAGGATGATTGATCCGCTAACCGGATGTCCCCGGCCCGGAGGGATTCTTCCTGGTGGAATTCCTCCTTGCTCAGGCGATGTAGGGGATCTGATCCCCTCCAACGTGACCCTCGCCCGGTATCAAGGGGATGCCATCCATGTTCCCCTCTCCCGGCGCCTCCTCGGAGGCATCATCGGGCGGCCCTGCGGCGGAGGCCACCTCCTCCGGCAGCAGGGCCACATTAAGCACCTGGTCCATATGATCGACAAGGATGAATTCAAGCTTATCCTTGACATTTTGAGGAACCTCTTCAAGTTCCTTCTTGTTCTCCGACGGCAGGATGACTGTCCGGATGCCTGCCCTGTGCGCTGCGAGCACCTTTTCCCTTATACCGCCTACCGGGAGCACCCGCCCGCGCAGCGTGATCTCGCCAGTCATTGCCACATCGCCCTTGACAGCACGCCCTGTTAACGCCGACGCCAGAGCAGTGGCCATTGAGATGCCCGCAGAGGGCCCATCCTTTGGAATAGCCCCTTCCGGCACGTGGATGTGCACGTCCGAGTCCTGGTAGAAGGTTTCACTTATCCTGAGGTCGCTCGCACGGGAGCGGATATAGGTGAAGCCCGCCTGTGCCGATTCCCTCATGACCTCTCCCAGTTTCCCCGTGAGGGTGAGCTTCCCTGTGCCCTTCATAACGGAAACCTCGATGGCGAGGATATCCCCGCCGGCCTCTGTCACGGCCAGGCCCGTTGCGACCCCGACCCTATCCTCCATCTCGGCTACCCCATACCTGTACTGGGGAATCCCGAGGTATTTCTCAACCTGGTCCTCATCAATCGATATGGGGCCATCGCAGCCGCCGACAACCTCCCGCGCGACCTTCCGGCAGATGGCGGATAGCTCCCGCTCCAGGTTCCGGACCCCAGCCTCGCGCGTGTACTCCCGGATGATCTTGCGGATCGCGCCCTCGCTGATGGTCACGCCCCGGTCTTCAAGCCCATGCTCCTTCAGCTGCTTTGGGAAGAGGAACTTATCCGCGATCTGGACCTTCTCCTCCTCCGTATAGCCCGGGATAGATATGACCTCCATCCGGTCGAGAAGCGCACGCGGTATAGCATGCATGATATTCGCCGTGGTTATGAACATGACATCCGACAGGTCGAACGACGCTTCTATATAATGATCGCCAAAGGCGCAGTTTTGCTCGGGGTCCAAGACCTCGAGCAACGCCGCTGCGGGGTCCCCCCTGAAATCCGAGCTCATTTTATCGATCTCATCCAGCAGCAGCACAGGGTTTTTGGATCCCGCCTGTCGCATAGCCTGTATAACCTTGCCAGGCAGGGCGCCCACATACGTCCTCCTGTGCCCCCTTATCTCCGCCTCATCCCTCACGCCGCCCAGGGAAAACCGGACAAACTTCCTCCCGAGGGCGCGAGCTATGGATTTCCCGAGCGAGGTTTTGCCCACTCCCGGTGGCCCGACGAGGCACAAGATCGGCCCCTTCATCTTGTTGGACAGCTGGCGAACCGCCAGGAACTCGAGAATCCTCTCCTTCACCTTTTCGAGGCCGTAATGGTCCTCGTCGAGTATCCTGGCCGCGGCATCAACATCCAGCCTGTCCTTGGTCTTTTGAGTCCAGGGCAGCGCCAGGAGCCAGTCGAGGTATGTGCGAACCACAACAGCCTCCGCCGCCATCGGGGGCATCTTCTCGAGCCTCTCAACCTCACGCGTGGCGCGCTCGACAACATCCTTGGGCAACTTCGCCGCCGCTATCTTCTCCCTGTATTCATCAACCTCGGCCATGCGCTCGTCCTTTTCGCCGAGCTCCCTCTGGATGGCCTTTATCTGCTCCCTGAGATAATACTCCTTCTGGGTCTTCTCCATCTGCTTCCTGACCCGGACGTGTATCTTCCTCTCGATCTCAAGGATCTCCATTTCCCTGCTCAATATCTGGCAGAGCGCCTCCAGCCTGACCTTCGGTGACCCGGCCTCCAGTATCCCCTGCTTATCCTCCACCCGCAGGGGCAGGTGAGACACGATGTCATCAGCCAGGCGACCCGCATCGTCGATGTTTGCAACAGAGATCAAGATCTCCGGGGGTATCTTCTTGCTCAGCTTTACATACTGTTCAAACTCGCTGACGGTGCTCCTCATTAAAGCCTCGATTTCAGGCGTCTTCTCCTCGTGCTCTTCGAGCCTGGTAACCCGAACCTTGTAACAGGGTTCAGATTGGACATACTCTTCGATCCTGGCCCTTACAATCCCTTCCACTAAAATCCGTATAGTCCCGTCCGGGAGCTTAGCAAGTTGTTTGATCTCTGAGATTGTGCCGACCCTGTAAATCTCGTTTGGCGTGGGCTCGTTTATCCTGGCCTGCTTCTGCGCAGTCAACAGGATGAGCCGGTCATTCATCATTGCCTCCTCAAGCGCGCTAACGGACTTATCCCTCCCGACCTCAAGGGGTATTGTCATGTATGGAAAAACCAGAACACCGCGCAAGGGAAGCAACGGTAAGGTATCCTGGGCCTGAGCCTTAAACCCTGCCTCTCCCACATTCTCCGTAGCCATCCCTCTCCCACACCTCCTGACTAATGGGCCCACAGAGCTGATTATCAAGTAGCATAAAACATCTGGTAGTTCAGGTGACCCCTCGAGGGCGGATAGAGGATCCTGTTGTGTACCCCAGATAACCTATGCGACTAGTTCTCTACAATGAAATTATAGCCTTTTTGGTGGAAGCAGGCAAGATTGATATAAAAAAACCCCGTTTAGCTGCCTAAATAAACTTCAGGCAAAAACGGGATAATCTTGCAATAACGCGGTTATGAATGGAAGAGCCCCCGCCGCTTATGTGCTCGTCCGCCTATGTGTCTATGTGCTTAGGGTCGTAAGAGCTCCCACCGCGGTCATACGCCGGGCTGCCCCTCCGCTGTTCATCAGGGCCGCCCTCACTGCCTCCTCTATGCGCTCGGCACCCAATATCTCGACCCCATCAATGGCCTTGAAGATGTCCTGCCAGTTATCCCTGGGTATGATAACCCTCTTGGCCCCCGCCCTTATCGCAGCCTCGATCTTTGGAACAATGCCGCCCACCGGCTTAACATACCCCCGGATTGATATCTCACCTGTCATGGCCACCTTATTATTCACGGGCTCGTTCGTTATAGCCGAGTAGATTGCTGTTATAAGGGCGATGCCGGCCGACGGCCCATCAATAGGGACTCCGCCGGGGAAATTGATGTGCAGGTCATAATCCACAGGGTTAACATCGAGGTACTTGCGCAGGACTGTAAGAACATTCTCGACCGACCCCTTTGCCATGCTCTTGCGGCGCACAACCTTCCCCGCATCGCCCATTTCCTCCTCCTCTATGACTCCCGTGGTTATGACGTGCCCTGTGCCCCTCGCCACCGGTATCGCCGTAACCTCTATCTCAACTATGGTCCCCATATTCGGCCCGTAAATAGCGAGGCCGTTCGCATACCCAACCTGGGGCTCGTCTGGCACCCGTTTTTCGGGCCGGGGCACATACTGGCCGCTATTCACCACCCACTCAACGTCCTGGGTGGTGATAGTAGAACGCCTCTCGGTCAACGCTATCCCGCCCGCAATCTGGATCATGTTCACAGCATCGCGCCCATTCGTGGCGTATTTCTTGATGACCTCCAAGGCCCCATCCTCAAGCTCAAATCTGGCCTTTCTGGCCGCATTGGCCGCTATTACCCCCACCTCCTCAGGAGTGAGGGCCCTGAAGAATATCTCTATGCAACGCGACCTTATGGCGGCTGGTATCTCGTGAGGCATCCTGGTGGTGGCGCCAACGAGCCGGAAGTCGGCCGGGAGCCCGTTCTGGAATATATCGTGAATATGCTGGGGAATGTTAGAGTCCTCTGAGCTGTAATAGGCGCTCTCGAAGAATACCTTCCTGTCCTCCAGCACCTTGAGCAGCTTATTCATCTGGACCGGGTGGAGCTCCCCTATCTCATCGAGAAACAGGATTCCCCCGTGCGCCTTGGTGACCGCCCCGGGCTTGGGCTGGGGTATGCCGGCTATGCCCAGGGGACCGGCT from Bacillota bacterium encodes the following:
- the lon gene encoding endopeptidase La, yielding MATENVGEAGFKAQAQDTLPLLPLRGVLVFPYMTIPLEVGRDKSVSALEEAMMNDRLILLTAQKQARINEPTPNEIYRVGTISEIKQLAKLPDGTIRILVEGIVRARIEEYVQSEPCYKVRVTRLEEHEEKTPEIEALMRSTVSEFEQYVKLSKKIPPEILISVANIDDAGRLADDIVSHLPLRVEDKQGILEAGSPKVRLEALCQILSREMEILEIERKIHVRVRKQMEKTQKEYYLREQIKAIQRELGEKDERMAEVDEYREKIAAAKLPKDVVERATREVERLEKMPPMAAEAVVVRTYLDWLLALPWTQKTKDRLDVDAAARILDEDHYGLEKVKERILEFLAVRQLSNKMKGPILCLVGPPGVGKTSLGKSIARALGRKFVRFSLGGVRDEAEIRGHRRTYVGALPGKVIQAMRQAGSKNPVLLLDEIDKMSSDFRGDPAAALLEVLDPEQNCAFGDHYIEASFDLSDVMFITTANIMHAIPRALLDRMEVISIPGYTEEEKVQIADKFLFPKQLKEHGLEDRGVTISEGAIRKIIREYTREAGVRNLERELSAICRKVAREVVGGCDGPISIDEDQVEKYLGIPQYRYGVAEMEDRVGVATGLAVTEAGGDILAIEVSVMKGTGKLTLTGKLGEVMRESAQAGFTYIRSRASDLRISETFYQDSDVHIHVPEGAIPKDGPSAGISMATALASALTGRAVKGDVAMTGEITLRGRVLPVGGIREKVLAAHRAGIRTVILPSENKKELEEVPQNVKDKLEFILVDHMDQVLNVALLPEEVASAAGPPDDASEEAPGEGNMDGIPLIPGEGHVGGDQIPYIA
- the lonB gene encoding ATP-dependent protease LonB, which encodes MSLNTTTNVIGLINLFFAVVIGLYFWNLLRTQQTNKVAVDRESRKEMEKLQKLRGISLSEPLSEKTRPASLKEIIGQEEGLKALRAALCGPNPQHVIIYGPPGVGKTAAARVVLEEAKRNPLSPFREFAKFIEMDATTARFDDRGIADPLIGSVHDPIYQGAGPLGIAGIPQPKPGAVTKAHGGILFLDEIGELHPVQMNKLLKVLEDRKVFFESAYYSSEDSNIPQHIHDIFQNGLPADFRLVGATTRMPHEIPAAIRSRCIEIFFRALTPEEVGVIAANAARKARFELEDGALEVIKKYATNGRDAVNMIQIAGGIALTERRSTITTQDVEWVVNSGQYVPRPEKRVPDEPQVGYANGLAIYGPNMGTIVEIEVTAIPVARGTGHVITTGVIEEEEMGDAGKVVRRKSMAKGSVENVLTVLRKYLDVNPVDYDLHINFPGGVPIDGPSAGIALITAIYSAITNEPVNNKVAMTGEISIRGYVKPVGGIVPKIEAAIRAGAKRVIIPRDNWQDIFKAIDGVEILGAERIEEAVRAALMNSGGAARRMTAVGALTTLST